In a genomic window of Pangasianodon hypophthalmus isolate fPanHyp1 chromosome 1, fPanHyp1.pri, whole genome shotgun sequence:
- the apoc1 gene encoding apolipoprotein C-I — translation MKLYLAVATLMLVLIAHSEAVEEPTIEQHFANFHAKLQEFGSDLTEKTAKALKEFETSEFAAKTKNWFTEQFEKVRQKFDETFNKPE, via the exons ATGAAACTGTACCTGGCTGTAGCCACCTTGATGCTTGTGCTGATTGCACACTCTG AGGCTGTAGAGGAGCCCACAATTGAGCAGCACTTTGCCAATTTCCACGCAAAACTCCAAGAGTTTGGATCTGACTTGACAGAGAAGACTGCAAAAGCCCTGAAGGAGTTTGAGACTAGCGAGTTTGCCGCCAAAACTAA GAACTGGTTTACTGAGCAGTTTGAGAAGGTTAGGCAGAAGTTTGATGAAACCTTTAACAAGCCTGAGTAA
- the apoc4 gene encoding apolipoprotein C-IV produces the protein MSKFVLLAVVMVLQVCLTMADISANATESQGVLERAKEAYKELKTKVVDVGSTAVEFVHMYYEDQVKPVTDPYIEWAKEKARSFWDKIKDKVSRDGSD, from the exons ATGTCCAAGTTTGTGCTGCTTGCTGTGGTCATGGTACTACAAG TGTGCTTGACCATGGCGGACATTTCAGCCAATGCAACTGAATCCCAAGGAGTTCTAGAGAGGGCCAAAGAGGCATACAA gGAACTGAAGACTAAGGTTGTCGATGTTGGCAGTACAGCAGTTGAATTCGTTCACATGTACTATGAGGACCAGGTGAAGCCTGTGACTGACCCATACATTGAGTGGGCTAAAGAGAAAGCAAGATCTTTTTGGGACAAAATCAAAGATAAAGTGTCCAGAGATGGGTCTGATTAA
- the apoa2 gene encoding apolipoprotein A-II translates to MKLALALIVALQVSVCLCVLPEPDAELVKKYNDLKATFLKRLANAYETIHTTLVKLAEGTITGEKLKEIAQHVKENERIQVIAKLAAALGEELQPALEKARLDALGVYGEYLRPYVGLYLDTAINNIKPVLDTWLPAEKH, encoded by the exons atGAAATTGGCATTAGCTCTCATTGTTGCACTCCAGG TGTCggtgtgcctgtgtgtgctgCCAGAGCCAGATGCGGAGCTTGTGAAAAAGTATAACGATTTAAAGGCTACTTTTCTCAAGAGGCTTGCTAATGCCTATGAGACTATCCATACCACCCTTGTGAAACTGGCTGAGGGCACTATCACAGGCGAGAAGCTCAAGGAAATCGCACaacatgtaaaagaaaacgagAGGATTCAAGTTATTGCTAAGCTGGCCGC TGCTCTGGGTGAGGAGCTGCAGCCTGCTCTTGAGAAGGCACGTCTGGATGCTCTTGGTGTGTATGGCGAATACCTGCGTCCCTACGTTGGCCTTTACCTCGACACTgccatcaacaacatcaaaccCGTGCTGGACACATGGCTGCCTgctgaaaaacattaa
- the apoc2 gene encoding apolipoprotein C-II, whose protein sequence is MNKLVIVTVLITVLALGVESFRLPREAENEEAGPVTFVIDKLRSYYDYSLDIAGSYVETIKDLKLDEKAKNLYEETTGAVRTYAGIVQDQLYHMIYTAENA, encoded by the exons ATGAACAAGCTGGTCATTGTCACCGTGCTGATCACAGTCCTCGCCTTGG GTGTGGAGAGCTTCCGTTTACCCAGAGAGGCTGAGAATGAGGAAGCTGGACCTGTTACCTTTGTGATTGACAAACTGAGGAGCTATTATGATTACAGCCTGGACATTGCCGGTTCATACGTAGAGACCATCAAGGATCTCAAGCTGGATGAGAAAGCTAA GAATCTGTATGAGGAGACAACAGGAGCCGTGCGCACCTATGCAGGCATCGTCCAGGATCAGCTTTACCACATGATCTACACCGCGGAGAATGCTTAA
- the si:ch211-79k12.2 gene encoding zinc finger protein 227, whose translation MDKDRFASAPSSWLEMNNFIGDLMAFSASGSGQLLKCTNNQSLRTAWESVGPETSAPKSCYPAQSDPHNQNQRKNMAGISSHSGERIEESANCDEQQLRPYACRCPGCPLSSASTPASTTHPLCLKPRDNSSSQAETSKGSTSQSKEPSTVQLGLGSCLSLALSLEERNSDSTSLSNPEHQDKGTNTHSPTVASNSNPQFCPPPLQTFPCFCCHPCPHLLHPQQASETHFAHTHSHHHYHHHHHHCPLTACLLCQRSFNCAQQEGHTQRKHPCMHCSALFMRPSQLLQHQRTQHSSKAGGFLCPECGRVFNSHSNLRVHLNVHTGARPYTCSDCGKSFSQSGALKIHRRVHTGERPYTCTFCGRGFPHLAGVRAHQRIHTGEKPYQCVQCGKGFTQSGALKVHMRVHTGERPFICSLCGKGFSNRSGVRFHQRTAHGIITEPNSVGRPSLASSTSEVQQKQADQAASAQPMEHRSLPSRKNSEGDAVRRSLPYECEDCGMRFHDALSRNRHQALQHYSTEEEDQNERNGTEQGEHVAKKTLV comes from the exons ATGGACAAGGATAGATTCGCA TCTGCTCCCAGCTCTTGGCTGGAGATGAATAACTTCATAGGTGACCTTATGGCTTTCAGTGCATCTGGCTCTGGTCAGCTACTGAAATGCACTAACAATCAGTCGCTCCGTACTGCCTGGGAAAGTGTGGGGCCGGAGACATCAGCACCCAAATCCTGTTATCCTGCTCAGAGTGACCCACACAACCAGAACCAGCGGAAAAACATGGCAGGCATCAGTTCGCATTCAGGAGAAAGGATTGAGGAGTCTGCAAATTGTGATGAGCAACAAT TACGGCCATATGCTTGCAGATGCCCAGGCTGTCCTCTGTCCTCAGCGTCCACCCCTGCATCCACTACACATCCACTCTGCCTGAAACCCAGAGACAATTCGTCCTCTCAGGCTGAAACATCAAAAGGGTCCACATCACAGTCCAAAGAGCCGAGCACAGTCCAACTTGGCCTGGGTTCCTGTCTCAGCCTGGCTCTTTCTCTGGAAGAAAGAAACAGCGATTCGACCAGCTTGTCCAACCCCGAACACCAGGACaaaggcacaaacacacacagtccaacCGTTGCTTCAAACTCCAACCCCCAGTTCTGCCCACCACCTCTCCAGACCTTTCCCTGCTTCTGCTGCCATCCATGCCCTCATCTCCTGCATCCCCAGCAGGCATCCGAGACCCACTTTGCCCACACTCACTCtcaccaccactaccaccaccatcatcaccactgcCCACTCACTGCCTGCCTGTTGTGCCAGCGTTCCTTTAACTGTGCACAGCAGGAGGGCCACACCCAGCGCAAGCACCCATGCATGCACTGCTCTGCGTTGTTCATGCGGCCCTCGCAGCTGCTTCAGCATCAGCGCACCCAGCACTCATCCAAAGCTGGTGGCTTCTTGTGCCCAGAGTGCGGCCGTGTCTTCAACTCGCATAGTAACCTCCGTGTACACCTTAATGTGCACACAGGAGCGCGGCCCTACACATGCTCTGACTGTGGCAAGAGCTTCAGCCAGTCAGGTGCACTCAAGATCCATCGGCGTGTCCACACTGGCGAGCGGCCGTACACGTGCACGTTTTGTGGCCGGGGCTTCCCCCACCTGGCTGGTGTCAGGGCGCACCAGCGCATACACACTGGTGAGAAGCCATACCAGTGTGTGCAGTGCGGCAAGGGCTTTACACAGTCAGGCGCCCTCAAGGTCCACATGCGTGTCCACACAGGCGAGAGGCCCTTTATTTGTAGCCTCTGCGGCAAGGGCTTCTCAAACCGCTCTGGTGTCCGCTTTCATCAACGTACTGCGCATGGCATTATCACTGAGCCCAATTCTGTAGGACGGCCAAGCCTGGCCAGCAGTACCTCAGAAGTCCAGCAGAAGCAGGCTGATCAGGCAGCATCTGCTCAGCCCATGGAGCACAGGTCTCTTCCAAGCAGAAAAAACTCAGAGGGAGATGCAGTGAGAAGATCCCTTCCTTACGAGTGTGAGGACTGTGGTATGCGCTTTCATGATGCTCTCTCCAGAAACAGGCATCAGGCACTACAGCACTATTCCACTGAAGAGGAAGATCAGAATGAGAGAAATGGTACAGAACAAGGAGAACATGTAGCAAAAAAGACGTTGGTctaa